In Pseudoliparis swirei isolate HS2019 ecotype Mariana Trench chromosome 11, NWPU_hadal_v1, whole genome shotgun sequence, a genomic segment contains:
- the ehd4 gene encoding EH domain-containing protein 4 isoform X2: MRIGPEPTTDGFIAVMYGENEGIIPGNALVVDPRKPFRKLNAFGNSFLNRFICSQMPNQVLQSISIIDTPGILSGEKQRISRGYDFTEVLRWFGERVDRIILLFDAHKLDISDEFAEAIRAFKGQDDKIRVVLNKADQVDTQQLMRVYGALMWSLGKVINTPEVVRVYLGSFWGKPLQNSENRRLFEAESQDLFKDIQSLPRNAALRKLNDLIKRARLAKVHAYIISYLKKEMPSLFGREKKKEELISRLPEIYCILQREHHISPGDFPNITKMQDMLQHYDFSKFPSLKIKLIESVDKMLSTKIAGLMSMIRDEESKAPPPMVSGGAFEGSQYGPFGPGYGEGVSAGADAEDWIVGREKHRYDELFYMLMPVNGKITGVNAKKEMMNSRLPNTVLGKIWKLADCDQDGMLDDEEFALAQHLIKIKLEGFELPGELPDHLVPPAHRKNPTADALYNHAED, from the exons ATGCGGATCGGTCCGGAGCCGACCACGGACGGCTTCATCGCCGTGATGTACGGCGAGAACGAGGGCATCATCCCCGGCAACGCGCTGGTGGTCGACCCCAGGAAGCCCTTCAGGAAGCTCAACGCGTTTGGGAACTCCTTCCtcaacag GTTCATCTGCTCTCAGATGCCCAATCAGGTCCTGCAGAGCATCAGCATCATCGACACGCCCGGCATCCTGTCCGGAGAGAAGCAGCGAATCAGCAGAG GTTATGACTTCACGGAGGTGCTGCGTTGGTTCGGGGAACGCGTGGATCGGATCATTCTGCTGTTCGACGCCCACAAGCTGGACATCTCGGACGAGTTCGCCGAAGCCATCCGAGCCTTCAAAGGACAAGACGACAAGATCCGGGTGGTCCTCAACAAGGCCGACCAG GTGGACACGCAGCAGCTGATGAGGGTGTACGGCGCCCTCATGTGGTCACTGGGGAAAGTGATCAACACGCCGGAAGTGGTGAGAGTTTACCTGGGATCCTTCTGGGGCAAACCGCTGCAGAACAGTGAGAACAG gcGTCTCTTTGAGGCGGAGTCTCAGGACCTGTTCAAGGACATCCAGAGTCTCCCGAGAAACGCGGCGCTGCGGAAACTCAACGACCTCATCAAGAGAGCGCGGCTGGCCAAG gtgcATGCGTACATCATCAGCTACCTGAAGAAGGAGATGCCGTCTCTGTTTGgccgagagaagaagaaggaggagcttATCTCCCGGCTCCCAGAGATCTACTGCATCCTGCAGCGGGAGCACCACATCAGCCCCGGGGACTTCCCCAACATCACCAAGATGCAG gaCATGCTGCAGCACTACGACTTCAGCAAGTTCCCGTCCCTGAAGATAAAGTTGATCGAGTCGGTGGACAAGATGCTCTCCACGAAGATCGCCGGCCTGATGTCGATGATCCGGGACGAGGAGTCAAAGGCGCCGCCGCCGATGGTGTCCGGCGGCGCCTTCGAGGGCTCCCAGTACGGGCCCTTCGGCCCCGGCTATGGCGAGGGCGTCAGCGCCGGGGCGGACGCCGAGGACTGGATCGTCGGGCGCGAGAAGCACCGCTACGACGAGCTCTTCTACATGCTGATGCCCGTCAACGGCAAGATCACCGGCGTCAACGCCAAGAAGGAGATGATGAACTCGCGGCTGCCCAACACCGTGCTAGGGAAGATCTGGAAGTTGGCGGACTGCGACCAGGACGGCATGCTGGACGACGAGGAGTTCGCGCTCGCGCAGCACCTCATCAAGATCAAGCTGGAGGGCTTCGAGCTGCCCGGGGAGCTGCCCGACCACCTGGTGCCGCCGGCCCACCGCAAGAACCCCACCGCCGACGCCCTGTACAACCACGCCGAGGACTAG